In Rhinolophus sinicus isolate RSC01 linkage group LG01, ASM3656204v1, whole genome shotgun sequence, the genomic stretch TCTGCCTGTGGCGAGCGGATCTGGGACTCTCTTTCTGTAGAGTTCTGGGCAGGCCCGCGTACGCCCGTCTGTCTGATTCCACCTCCCTGTGCCGAGCGGGGCCGCCACTACCACTTCTCGATGATGTGGCTCATGTAGTCCTCGGTGGGCACGCGGCCGGGCTCCTCGGCGTCCTCGCGAGGCGGTGCCTCTTTGGCGCGGTGCAGCAGGCGCTCCTCGCGGCTGCGCAGGCGCTGCTCCCTGCGCTCCAGCTGCCGCTTGTACTGGTAGCGCTGCTGGAAGAGGTCCCTGGCGTAGTCATAGAGCTGCATGTCCAGGTCGTTCAGCTCCTCGATACGCCGGATCGTATCCTCGTCCACCTCCACGCCTCCCGCCCTCGTGCTATTGTACTGCATGAAGGGCCGGATGAACTTGAGGTTGAACGTCCGCTCGAACAGGTACTGTGTCTTGCGCTGGAACTCCGTCAGGCCGAAGAAGGCCATGCCCCGCAGGTTCTTCTTGGCACTGTCCAGCAGCAGCTGGGCCCGCTTGCCCTCGGGGATGAAGGACAGGTTGTAGCAGCCCACCAGGCTCAGGTCAGCCAGCATGCGTACCTGGCGGTTGTTGGCCAGGTTGTAGGGGCAGTCCATGAACTCCTGCAGCGTGCAGCCCGACCAGTCCGTGCCCTCGTAGCAGGGCGGCAGCTCCTCGGGTGTGGGCGTGCGCCCGTCACACATGTGCAGAGACGTCTTCCACGTGGCACCCCGCTGCACGTGCCGCCACTCACTCAGGTAGCGGGACACCGGGTCTCGCAGCAGGGTGATATAGTAGAACTTCCTGCAATGAGATGGGGACAGGGGGTAAGGTCAGGGTGCAAGGCTGCTGGCTGTGCAGGGATCGTTATGGGGTGAAGGAGTGAGGGGGCTGGAACCCCAAGTCTGACTGCCTGGAGTCTATACTCTGGGAACACAGACAAGTGACTTCCCCTCTGATGTTTAGATCTCAAAATGGCCACTTCTGAATGAGAAACCTAGCCACCATCATGGTTGCAGTGTGACCATCATAGTGTCCTGCAGTGCCTGGCCTCAGTGCCCTCCCAAAAGCCCAGGAGCTTCCCTGGAGGCCTTTCCCCGAGCCCCAGGCATACCCTCCTGTCTGCTCACACCTCAGGAGGGACAACCTGGCTTTACCCTGATGCTGGTGGAGCAAGGTGGCCCCAGAGCCCACACGGCCTGGAACCAGTGGTTTAAAAAGTTGTTCAGTAGCAAGGCTCAGTGCTGCCCAAACGCTACTCAGCAGAAGTCACACATAGTCCCAGGCTGCATGGGCAGGCCTGGGTCAGGGCCTCCCACTAGACACACCTTCCTACCCCAGGTTTCCAGGAGGCCCAGTGGGGGAGGACCAGCAGACCCGCAGCCCAGGACCCCAGGGTGAGCTATAATCTGTAATTTGTATTGTCTCCCCAAAACTGTTCCAGTCCCACAGAGCTGGGCATCCCTCAAGATGTCACCTCCCCACCATAAGGGAGTAGCATCCGTACCATGGAAAAAAGGACTCAAGGAAGCCTCTACCCAACCCCCCTCCCGTGACAGGAGCCAAGTATGATTCATGTCCCTGCAGGGCATGCTATGACTGGCCCCACGGCACCATGACACTGTGAGCCATGGGGCGGACGCCAGATGTTCCTGTGACAGGCCTGGTGTATGTGGGTCCACCTGGAAGGGTCTACAGCTATTCTTGGAGGCCCATACTCCAGAGCTGGCTGAGCTGGCTGACTGCATGGTGGTAGGCCTCAGGCCAAGGAGAATGAGGGCCTGGGGTGGGCAGCCTGTAATGTCCTTGATTGAAAGCAGGCAGCAGAAGCCCACTGGGCTCCACACACCACTCTCGGGGGGAGAAGATCCAGGCTggacctcccccaccccctgcatgTCCCGGATGGCAACATGGAAGTGTACCCACACTGCCCCCTCCTCGTTGAGGCCAAACAAGAGTGCCCAACTCATTCACTCCTCACACTGCCCTCTGGGAGAGCCTAGGGGCACAATGTCTGCTGGCATTGCCTTGACCTGACCAGGGGTAAGGGGGCCCTGGTGGGTGGGTGAAGTAACTGGCAAGAGCAAAGGTGGCAGGGCACCAGCGGAGGTCACCCCAGCCTAAGGGGAGCACAACCAGAAAACCGCAGGCTAGCTGCTCTGAAACACCTCCTTTAGAAGGCTTGGGCTCCTGAACAGG encodes the following:
- the HS6ST1 gene encoding heparan-sulfate 6-O-sulfotransferase 1; protein product: MWRRRAGGRTMVERASKFVLVVAGSACFMLILYQYAGPGLSLGAPGGRAPPDDLDLFPTPDPHYEKKYYFPVRELERSLRFDMKGDDVIVFLHIQKTGGTTFGRHLVQNVRLEVPCDCRPGQKKCTCYRPNRRETWLFSRFSTGWSCGLHADWTELTNCVPGVLDRRDPAALRTPRKFYYITLLRDPVSRYLSEWRHVQRGATWKTSLHMCDGRTPTPEELPPCYEGTDWSGCTLQEFMDCPYNLANNRQVRMLADLSLVGCYNLSFIPEGKRAQLLLDSAKKNLRGMAFFGLTEFQRKTQYLFERTFNLKFIRPFMQYNSTRAGGVEVDEDTIRRIEELNDLDMQLYDYARDLFQQRYQYKRQLERREQRLRSREERLLHRAKEAPPREDAEEPGRVPTEDYMSHIIEKW